From a single Lolium rigidum isolate FL_2022 chromosome 7, APGP_CSIRO_Lrig_0.1, whole genome shotgun sequence genomic region:
- the LOC124675873 gene encoding cis-zeatin O-glucosyltransferase 1-like, with protein MESQVAVVTVPFPAQGHLNQLLHLSLLLAGRGIPVHFAAPEPHLREARARVHGWDAAALLAIRFRALDVPAHASPDPDPSSPFPTHMQPLFEAFCDGGGARASLAALLEELSASHRRVVVLHDRMAAFAAGEAARLPNAEALGVHCLAASYNVGWMDPGHRLLREHGMVFHPADACATREFVALAKRMGQERRRAPGAGMVVNTCRALEGEFLDVLAAQSASSSDGHKLFAVGPLNPLLNPVPDTPAERHPCLEWLDKQPPSSALYISFGTTSSLRAEQVRELAAALRDTNQRFVWALRDADRADMREPGGERRLAESAASLLGDAAAQGTGVVVTGWAPQLEILAHGATAAFMSHCGWNSTVEGLSHGKAILAWPMHSDQPWDAELVCKYLRAGILVRPWEERGDVTPAAAIREAIERAMRSDEGAAVRERARALGDAVCAAHGDGGSSSRDLDDLVAYVTR; from the coding sequence ATGGAATCCCAGGTCGCCGTCGTGACGGTGCCGTTCCCGGCGCAGGGCCACCTGAACCAGCTCCTTCACCTGTCGCTGCTGCTCGCGGGCCGGGGCATCCCCGTGCACTTCGCCGCGCCGGAGCCGCACCTCCGGGAGGCCCGCGCGCGCGTGCACGGCTGGGACGCCGCGGCGCTCCTCGCCATCCGCTTCCGCGCGCTCGACGTCCCGGCGCACGCGTCCCCGGACCCCGACCCGTCCTCGCCGTTCCCGACGCACATGCAGCCCCTCTTCGAGGCCttctgcgacggcggcggcgcgcgcgcctCGCTCGCGGCGCTCCTGGAGGAGCTCTCGGCGTCCCACCGCCGCGTCGTCGTCCTGCACGACCGCATGGCGGCGTTCGCCGCCGGGGAGGCCGCGCGGCTGCCCAACGCGGAGGCGCTCGGGGTGCACTGCCTCGCCGCGTCCTACAACGTCGGGTGGATGGAccccggccaccgcctcctgcgGGAGCACGGGATGGTGTTCCACCCGGCCGACGCCTGCGCGACCAGGGAGTTCGTGGCGCTCGCCAAGCGGATGGGCCAggagcgccgccgcgcgcccggcgCCGGCATGGTGGTGAACACCTGCCGCGCGCTCGAGGGCGAGTTCCTCGACGTGCTCGCCGCCCAGAGCGCTTCCTCCTCCGACGGCCACAAGCTGTTCGCCGTCGGGCCTCTGAACCCGCTGCTAAACCCCGTCCCCGACACTCCCGCGGAGCGACACCCGTGCCTGGAGTGGCTCGACAAGCAGCCGCCGTCGTCGGCGCTGTACATTTCGTTCGGCACGACGTCGTCTCTCCGGGCAGAGCAGGTCAGGGAGCTGGCGGCCGCGCTGCGGGACACCAACCAGCGGTTCGTCTGGGCGCTGCGCGACGCCGACCGCGCGGACATGCGCGAGCCCGGCGGTGAGCGCCGGCTCGCGGAGTCGGCGGCGTCCCTgctcggcgacgcggcggcgcaaGGGACGGGCGTGGTGGTCACCGGCTGGGCGCCGCAGCTGGAGATCCTGGCGCACGGCGCGACGGCGGCGTTCATGAgccactgcgggtggaactcgaCGGTGGAGGGGCTGAGCCACGGGAAGGCCATCCTGGCGTGGCCGATGCACAGCGACCAGCCATGGGACGCGGAGCTCGTGTGCAAGTACCTCCGGGCGGGGATCCTCGTGCGGCCGTGGGAGGAGCGAGGGGACGTCACGCCGGCGGCCGCCATCCGGGAGGCTATCGAGAGGGCGATGCGATCGGACGAAGGGGCGGCGGTCCGGGAGAGGGCAAGGGCGCTTGGGGACGCTGTGTGCGCCGCCCATGGCGACGGCGGGTCGTCGAGCCGGGACCTGGACGACCTTGTCGCGTACGTGACGAGGTGA